The Henckelia pumila isolate YLH828 chromosome 2, ASM3356847v2, whole genome shotgun sequence genome includes a window with the following:
- the LOC140877198 gene encoding uncharacterized protein, producing MSAIQEQAAPEFSPEDSDSGEDLQETTFFGRGCCCFWNLPCFASRESNNWERISTSEKEQENIIGHWWGKSSNVLKKVREWSELVAGPKWKTFIRRFNRTAGRAKPGKFQYDPLSYSLNFDNGPGRNEQFEDDRVFRDFSSRYAPSKGGSMDMGKDAPSFK from the coding sequence ATGTCCGCCATCCAAGAGCAGGCGGCCCCAGAGTTTTCCCCAGAAGACTCCGATTCGGGCGAAGATTTACAGGAAACCACATTCTTCGGCCGGGGATGCTGTTGTTTCTGGAATTTACCGTGTTTCGCATCGCGGGAATCGAATAACTGGGAGCGGATTTCGACGTCGGAGAAGGAGCAGGAGAATATCATCGGCCATTGGTGGGGTAAAAGTTCGAACGTATTGAAGAAGGTAAGGGAATGGTCGGAGCTCGTGGCAGGTCCCAAATGGAAGACCTTCATCCGCCGTTTCAATCGGACGGCCGGCCGGGCCAAGCCCGGAAAATTCCAATACGATCCTTTAAGCTACTCCTTGAATTTCGACAACGGGCCGGGCAGGAATGAGCAGTTCGAGGACGACCGAGTGTTCCGGGACTTCTCGTCGCGATACGCGCCGAGTAAAGGAGGATCCATGGACATGGGGAAGGATGCGCCATCGTTCAAGTGA